The following is a genomic window from Actinomadura sp. WMMB 499.
TGGTAGAACATCGGCGCCTTCCGGTTGTGGAACGCGTGCCCGCCGTCCTCCTGCACATGCACCTCCACACCGTCCCTCGCCGCCCGCTCGACCTTCGCGACGTCCTCCCGCGGGATGTACGGATCGTCCCCTCCGAAGTGCAGCTGCAACGGCCCCCGAACACTCGCCATCCGCCCCACCTCCGCGGGCACAGCGGACCCATAGAACGAAACCGCGGGCAACTCCACCCGACCGGCCAGCAGGTACGCGAGATTGCCCCCGAAACAGAACCCCAGCACCCCCACCCGTCCGACCTCGGGCAGCCCTTGCAGGCACCGCAGCGCGTCCTCGAGATCCTCGACCCCGGCCTCCCAGTCGAACCTGGACACCATCGACAGCCCCCGAGGCACGGCCTCCTCGTCATGCCGCACGGCCCAGTTCGGCTCGATCCGCCAGAACATGTCCGGCGCCCCGACCACGTACCCCAACCCCACGAGATCCTCGGCGACCGCCTCGATGTACTCGCCCACCCCGAAGATCTCCTGCACCAGCAGGATCCCCGGCCCGGGCCCGTCGCCCCACACCGTCAGATCGAACCGTCCGCGTACCCGCTCAACCCGCTTCATCCCCCCATGATCCACCCTCCCCCGTAACCCCGTCGCGAACCCGGCACCGATCTCGGTACGCTTGCTGGACGGGTCGCTAGCTCAATTGGCAGAGCTCCGGACTTTTAATCCGTAGGTTGTGGGTTCGAGTCCCACGCGAC
Proteins encoded in this region:
- a CDS encoding dienelactone hydrolase family protein, with product MKRVERVRGRFDLTVWGDGPGPGILLVQEIFGVGEYIEAVAEDLVGLGYVVGAPDMFWRIEPNWAVRHDEEAVPRGLSMVSRFDWEAGVEDLEDALRCLQGLPEVGRVGVLGFCFGGNLAYLLAGRVELPAVSFYGSAVPAEVGRMASVRGPLQLHFGGDDPYIPREDVAKVERAARDGVEVHVQEDGGHAFHNRKAPMFYQEAPAERAWALAVDFLGRHLQG